From one Conyzicola nivalis genomic stretch:
- a CDS encoding NAD(P)/FAD-dependent oxidoreductase: MITIVIVGGGYAGVICANRLRSSLSHVEAASVRIRLVNPEEHFYERIRFHEVAAGTRDTAAIPLVDMLHPDVQLTIGTAVQIDPAKRVVDVREASGGLSTHPYDKLVYAVGSGDSTDRVRGAREFTYAIADPHSATAAAGAIAAAGTGQRVVVVGGGFTGVETAAEVAEQNPKLRVTLATSGPLVSPMRARARRSITKRLHRLGVEIEDRSFVSSVTQGALHFVDESTMEFDVCLWTAGFSVPDLARDSGLACDEVGRLRVDEHLRSIDAPDVLGAGDAVRLPEQYGHHLRMGCAAALPLGGAAADVLLALLRRRSLPIASVGFLVQCISIGRRDGYVQFVKSNDTATPFALSGSPGARFKEMICAMTVDGPRKERSKPGAYWAPKGPKPLPHRELTSA, from the coding sequence ATGATAACGATCGTCATCGTCGGAGGCGGGTACGCCGGCGTCATCTGCGCGAACCGCCTGCGCTCGTCGCTCAGTCATGTGGAAGCAGCCAGCGTCCGCATTCGACTGGTCAACCCCGAGGAGCATTTTTACGAGCGCATCCGCTTCCATGAGGTGGCCGCAGGCACCCGTGACACTGCGGCCATACCACTCGTAGACATGCTGCACCCCGATGTGCAGCTCACTATCGGCACGGCGGTGCAGATCGATCCCGCAAAGCGCGTTGTCGACGTGCGGGAGGCGAGTGGCGGGCTCTCCACCCACCCATACGACAAGCTCGTCTATGCGGTGGGAAGCGGTGACTCCACGGACCGAGTCAGAGGCGCGCGCGAGTTTACGTACGCCATAGCTGACCCTCATTCGGCCACCGCGGCGGCGGGAGCGATCGCCGCTGCCGGCACTGGACAACGTGTCGTCGTCGTCGGAGGCGGTTTCACCGGAGTGGAGACGGCCGCGGAGGTCGCGGAACAGAATCCGAAGCTGCGGGTCACTCTGGCCACGTCAGGGCCGTTGGTCAGTCCCATGCGTGCTCGGGCGCGGCGCAGCATCACCAAGCGACTCCATCGGCTGGGCGTCGAAATCGAGGACCGGTCTTTTGTGTCCTCCGTAACCCAGGGCGCTCTGCATTTCGTTGACGAGTCGACGATGGAGTTCGACGTCTGCTTGTGGACAGCCGGGTTCTCCGTGCCGGACCTTGCTCGGGACAGCGGTCTCGCCTGCGATGAGGTCGGGCGGCTACGAGTCGATGAGCATCTCCGCTCGATCGACGCCCCAGATGTACTTGGCGCCGGCGACGCCGTGCGACTTCCCGAGCAGTACGGACACCACCTGCGCATGGGTTGCGCGGCGGCGCTCCCGCTCGGCGGCGCGGCGGCCGATGTCCTCCTTGCCCTCCTGCGCCGCCGATCATTGCCGATCGCGTCAGTCGGGTTCCTGGTGCAGTGCATCAGCATCGGTCGGCGCGACGGCTACGTTCAATTTGTGAAGTCAAACGACACAGCAACACCTTTCGCCCTCAGTGGCTCACCTGGTGCACGGTTCAAAGAGATGATCTGCGCGATGACTGTCGACGGTCCGCGCAAAGAGCGGAGCAAGCCGGGTGCATACTGGGCGCCCAAGGGGCCGAAGCCATTGCCCCACAGGGAGCTGA
- a CDS encoding helix-turn-helix transcriptional regulator encodes MNDVAPHELAVILRAWRDRLAPEAAGMPRGSGRRAPGLRREELASLAGVSVDYLVRLEQGRSTSPSPQVLAAIARALRLTNEERDHLYRVAGAAVPTSADVPRHLTPSIQRIVDRLGDTPAAVFSATWDLISWNPLWAALQGDPSLYSGRAANVAWRVFMSGENPEIIQSVEEADNFEHDLAADLRSASGRYPNDRALAELIATLLKSSPRFADLWSCARVATHLSSKKIVHTAMVGPIALDCDVLMVPGSDLRVVVYTAEPGSTDAARLDLLRVAGLQQLTPAG; translated from the coding sequence ATGAACGACGTCGCGCCCCACGAACTCGCTGTCATCCTGCGCGCCTGGCGCGACCGGCTGGCCCCCGAGGCGGCGGGCATGCCGCGCGGCAGCGGCCGCCGCGCCCCCGGTCTGCGGCGCGAAGAGCTCGCGTCTCTCGCCGGTGTCTCCGTCGACTACCTCGTGCGGCTCGAGCAGGGACGGTCGACGAGTCCGTCTCCCCAGGTGCTGGCGGCGATCGCCCGCGCGTTGCGCCTGACGAACGAGGAGCGCGACCACCTCTACCGCGTAGCCGGAGCGGCCGTGCCCACGAGCGCGGACGTTCCGCGACACCTCACCCCGAGCATCCAGCGCATCGTCGACCGTCTCGGCGACACACCGGCGGCCGTGTTTTCTGCGACGTGGGACCTGATCAGCTGGAATCCGCTCTGGGCGGCCCTGCAGGGTGACCCTTCCCTGTATTCGGGCAGGGCGGCGAACGTCGCGTGGCGCGTCTTTATGTCGGGGGAGAATCCCGAGATCATCCAGAGCGTGGAGGAAGCCGACAATTTCGAGCACGACCTCGCCGCCGACCTGCGTTCGGCCTCGGGGCGGTACCCGAACGACAGGGCCCTCGCCGAGCTGATCGCGACGCTGCTGAAGTCGAGCCCCCGGTTTGCCGACCTCTGGTCGTGCGCCCGGGTGGCGACTCACCTCTCGTCGAAGAAGATCGTGCACACGGCGATGGTGGGCCCCATCGCCCTCGACTGCGACGTGCTGATGGTGCCCGGCAGTGACCTGCGCGTCGTCGTCTACACGGCCGAACCGGGCTCGACCGACGCCGCCCGCCTCGACCTGCTGCGCGTCGCGGGGCTGCAACAGCTGACCCCCGCCGGTTGA
- a CDS encoding SDR family oxidoreductase, which produces MTTTLITGANKGLGFETARRLIELGHTVYLGARDAEKGAAAAESLGARFVQIDVTDDASVAGAAASILEEAGHLDVLVNNAGVSGSQADSADVTADIVREVYDVNVFGIVRVTHAMLPLLRKSQSPVVVNVSSGLGSFDRVNDPAHIESTFATIAYGSSKSAATMLAVQYAKAFPEMRVNAVDPGYTATDLNGNSGPQTVTEGTDAVVAMATIGTDGPTGTFVARDGVMPW; this is translated from the coding sequence ATGACAACAACACTCATCACAGGAGCCAACAAGGGTCTCGGTTTCGAAACCGCACGACGCCTCATCGAACTCGGCCACACCGTCTATCTCGGAGCCCGCGACGCAGAGAAGGGAGCGGCCGCGGCCGAATCGCTCGGCGCGAGGTTCGTACAGATCGATGTGACGGATGACGCGTCGGTGGCGGGCGCCGCGGCATCCATTCTCGAAGAGGCCGGCCACCTCGACGTGCTCGTCAACAACGCCGGCGTCTCGGGGTCGCAGGCCGACTCGGCCGACGTGACGGCCGACATCGTTCGCGAGGTGTACGACGTCAACGTGTTCGGCATCGTGCGCGTGACGCACGCGATGCTCCCGCTGCTGCGCAAGTCGCAGTCGCCCGTCGTCGTGAACGTCTCGAGCGGACTCGGCTCGTTCGACCGGGTGAACGACCCGGCGCACATCGAGTCGACCTTCGCGACGATCGCGTACGGCTCGTCGAAATCGGCTGCCACGATGCTCGCGGTGCAGTACGCGAAGGCGTTTCCCGAGATGCGGGTCAACGCGGTCGACCCCGGGTACACGGCGACCGACCTGAACGGCAACAGCGGACCGCAGACCGTGACCGAGGGAACCGACGCGGTCGTGGCGATGGCCACCATCGGCACCGACGGCCCAACGGGCACGTTCGTGGCGCGCGACGGGGTCATGCCCTGGTAG
- a CDS encoding ATP-dependent Clp protease ATP-binding subunit yields the protein MPNTPDASSSFDEFLARYLQGERSAESPRAINIGRLLSRSSREMLAEAGQFALDHGHNELDALHILRVLAANEPAAGAIRGVGASPDAVVAAVEKRLPEASGYAGDETPSLTQSGQRAIFHALQVARAAGSTYIDPEHLFFALVLNQDSPAGQVLTAAGVTPEALQNNLRETVTTAPQTEETATEQTSETPTLDTYGSDLTERARNGELDPVIGRADEIEQTIEILSRRTKNNPVLIGEAGVGKTAIVEGLAQAIVDGGVPEQLRGKRLVSLDLPAMLAGTKYRGDFEERLTKLMDEIRAHKSDLIIFIDEIHTVVGAGGAGEGGMDAGNILKPRLAKGDLHLVGATTLKEYRSIEKDPALERRFQPVQVGEPGIEDAVLILSGLRKAYEDHHAVRYTDAAIRASVELSARYVTDRFLPDKAIDLIDQAGARLRLKLGSKVDVSALLEELAVLEASKNSAVAAEKYEEASKFRDDIEAVQARLDGSKSSTPADAVVDEAEIAAVISRATGIPAARLTEADRSRLAKLETELHARVIGQHDAVSVVSKSVRRNRTGMGDKNRPVGSFLFLGPTGVGKTELAKALAESLFGDEKAMLRFDMSEFGERHTVSRLVGAPPGYVGYDEAGQLTERIRRNPYSVVLFDEIEKAHPDVFNLLLQVLDDGRLTDGQGRTVDFRNAVIIMTSNVGAEVLASRSGAMGFVGSTTADGFASEKDLRDRVMGKLREAMRPEFLNRIDEIVLFRKLDKAQLREIVRLLLTATQARLDGRSIGLTVTDAAVDWIAEHGYEPEYGARPLRRLIQRELDDRIADLLVTDALLDGGALTVDAVDGALRVTVAEPVEAQLAA from the coding sequence TTGCCTAACACACCAGACGCCAGCAGCTCGTTCGACGAGTTCCTCGCGCGCTACCTACAGGGCGAGCGCTCGGCCGAGTCGCCGCGCGCCATCAACATCGGCCGCCTGCTCAGCCGCAGCAGCCGTGAGATGCTCGCCGAGGCCGGCCAGTTCGCCCTCGACCACGGCCACAACGAGCTCGACGCACTGCACATCCTGCGGGTGCTTGCCGCGAACGAGCCGGCCGCGGGCGCGATCCGCGGTGTCGGCGCGAGCCCGGACGCCGTCGTCGCCGCCGTCGAGAAGCGTCTGCCCGAGGCATCCGGATACGCGGGCGACGAAACCCCGTCGCTGACGCAATCCGGCCAGCGCGCGATCTTCCACGCGCTGCAGGTGGCCCGCGCGGCCGGCAGCACCTACATCGACCCCGAGCACCTCTTCTTCGCGCTCGTTCTCAACCAGGACTCGCCCGCCGGCCAGGTGCTCACCGCCGCCGGCGTGACGCCCGAGGCCCTGCAGAACAACCTGCGCGAGACCGTGACCACCGCTCCCCAGACGGAGGAGACGGCGACCGAGCAGACCTCGGAGACGCCGACCCTCGACACCTACGGCTCCGACCTGACCGAGCGCGCCCGCAACGGCGAGCTCGACCCGGTGATCGGCCGCGCCGACGAGATCGAGCAGACCATCGAGATCCTGTCCCGCCGCACGAAGAACAACCCCGTGCTCATCGGCGAGGCGGGCGTCGGCAAGACCGCGATCGTCGAGGGACTCGCCCAGGCAATCGTCGACGGCGGCGTTCCCGAGCAACTGCGGGGCAAGCGCCTCGTCAGCCTCGACCTGCCCGCCATGCTCGCCGGTACCAAGTACCGCGGCGATTTCGAGGAGCGCCTCACCAAGCTCATGGACGAGATCCGCGCCCACAAGAGCGACCTCATCATCTTCATCGACGAGATCCACACCGTCGTCGGCGCCGGTGGCGCGGGCGAGGGCGGCATGGACGCGGGCAACATCCTGAAGCCGCGTCTCGCCAAGGGCGACCTGCACCTCGTGGGCGCGACCACCCTCAAGGAGTACCGCTCCATCGAGAAGGACCCCGCGCTCGAGCGCCGGTTCCAGCCGGTCCAGGTGGGGGAGCCCGGCATCGAAGACGCCGTTCTCATCCTGTCGGGGCTGCGCAAGGCATACGAGGACCACCACGCGGTCAGATATACGGATGCGGCCATCCGCGCCTCGGTCGAGCTGTCGGCCCGGTACGTGACCGACCGCTTCCTGCCCGACAAGGCCATCGACCTCATCGACCAGGCTGGGGCGCGCTTGCGCCTCAAGCTCGGTTCGAAGGTCGACGTCTCGGCGCTGCTCGAGGAGCTCGCCGTCCTCGAGGCCTCGAAGAACTCGGCCGTCGCCGCCGAGAAGTACGAGGAGGCGTCGAAGTTCCGCGACGACATCGAAGCGGTGCAGGCCAGGCTCGACGGATCTAAGTCGTCGACGCCGGCCGACGCGGTGGTCGACGAGGCCGAGATCGCGGCGGTGATCTCGCGTGCCACGGGTATCCCGGCGGCGCGCCTCACCGAGGCCGACCGTTCGCGCCTTGCCAAGCTCGAGACCGAGCTGCACGCCCGCGTGATCGGCCAGCACGACGCGGTATCCGTCGTCTCCAAGTCCGTCCGGCGCAACCGCACGGGCATGGGCGACAAGAACCGGCCCGTCGGCAGCTTCCTCTTCCTCGGTCCGACCGGTGTCGGCAAGACCGAGCTGGCGAAGGCCCTCGCCGAGTCGCTGTTCGGCGACGAAAAGGCCATGCTGCGCTTCGACATGAGCGAGTTCGGCGAGCGTCACACCGTCTCGCGGCTGGTCGGTGCCCCTCCCGGATACGTCGGTTACGACGAGGCCGGACAGCTCACCGAGCGCATCCGCCGCAACCCCTACTCGGTCGTCCTGTTCGACGAGATCGAGAAGGCCCACCCCGACGTCTTCAACCTGCTGTTGCAGGTTCTGGATGACGGGCGACTCACCGACGGCCAGGGCCGCACCGTCGACTTCCGCAACGCCGTCATCATCATGACGTCGAACGTGGGTGCCGAGGTGCTGGCCAGCCGCAGCGGGGCCATGGGCTTCGTGGGGTCGACCACCGCCGACGGATTCGCGTCGGAGAAGGACCTGCGCGACCGCGTGATGGGCAAGCTGCGCGAGGCGATGCGCCCCGAGTTCCTCAACCGCATCGACGAGATCGTGTTGTTCCGCAAGCTCGACAAGGCGCAGCTGCGCGAGATCGTGCGGCTGTTGCTCACGGCGACGCAGGCGCGACTCGACGGCCGCTCGATCGGGCTGACCGTCACCGACGCCGCCGTGGACTGGATCGCGGAGCACGGCTACGAGCCCGAGTACGGTGCCCGCCCGTTGCGTCGGCTGATCCAGCGCGAGCTCGACGACCGCATCGCCGACCTGCTCGTGACCGACGCGCTGCTCGACGGCGGAGCGCTCACGGTCGACGCGGTCGACGGTGCCCTCAGGGTCACGGTCGCTGAGCCTGTCGAAGCGCAGCTGGCGGCTTAA
- a CDS encoding enoyl-CoA hydratase/isomerase family protein has translation MTYENFEAIRVAVDAGVATVTLDNPPVNVEDAKLVRDLTRFARTVATDSSVQVIVYQSANPDFFAAHADNGWMFDPSGLMALADPDGDPGLNPLQQLHERLRTLPQVTIAKLRGRLRAGGAELAMTADMRFAAAGETWLSQPESLMGIFPGGGGTQYLNRLVGRARGLEIALSGELYDSATAERYGWINREIAPQYLDAWVSTIARRIAALPTGVATAAKEAFDAAEASGPVPDLREEAKAHGKVYPSPPSVVARVRVLMDHGGQQPIGEIDLEGTLRSIPWPAAE, from the coding sequence ATGACGTACGAAAATTTTGAAGCGATCCGGGTAGCCGTGGATGCTGGGGTCGCGACCGTGACCTTGGATAACCCGCCGGTAAATGTCGAGGATGCCAAATTGGTCCGCGACCTCACGCGGTTCGCACGGACCGTGGCTACCGACTCATCAGTGCAAGTGATCGTCTACCAGAGCGCCAATCCGGACTTCTTCGCTGCCCACGCGGACAACGGGTGGATGTTCGACCCCAGCGGGCTGATGGCCCTCGCGGACCCTGATGGCGACCCGGGTCTGAACCCGTTGCAGCAGCTGCATGAGCGCCTGCGCACCCTGCCCCAGGTGACTATTGCGAAGCTTCGAGGGCGTCTCCGCGCTGGCGGCGCGGAGCTGGCGATGACGGCAGACATGCGTTTCGCTGCTGCCGGTGAGACGTGGCTGTCTCAGCCGGAATCGCTCATGGGTATTTTCCCCGGCGGCGGCGGCACGCAGTACCTCAACCGTCTGGTGGGCCGAGCCCGCGGTCTGGAAATCGCCCTCAGCGGTGAGCTGTATGACAGCGCCACCGCCGAACGATACGGATGGATCAACCGAGAAATCGCACCCCAGTACCTCGACGCGTGGGTATCCACTATCGCGCGTCGCATCGCCGCCCTACCTACGGGTGTCGCCACGGCAGCCAAGGAGGCCTTCGACGCCGCGGAAGCCAGCGGCCCCGTTCCCGACCTTCGTGAAGAGGCCAAGGCCCACGGCAAGGTCTACCCCTCGCCGCCTTCGGTTGTTGCCCGCGTCCGCGTCCTCATGGACCACGGCGGACAGCAGCCCATCGGCGAGATCGACCTCGAAGGAACTCTCCGCAGCATTCCCTGGCCCGCCGCCGAGTAA
- a CDS encoding TetR/AcrR family transcriptional regulator, with translation MTGRPRLFDRDVALDSAMREFWAEGFDGVTTAKLAQKLGINQPSLYGAFGSKTDLFDEAAQLYIRGLDDALRADLAHSSIREVAKALFRSAVIGFTRDDAPHGCLVMREPRLATRREQTREAIRHRFEAGIVAGEFGSTADAEDMAEYVNSVLAGLAARALEGATRSELESVARIALSPVPLDH, from the coding sequence ATGACTGGCAGACCTCGACTCTTCGATCGTGACGTCGCGCTCGACAGCGCTATGCGCGAATTCTGGGCTGAGGGATTCGATGGCGTGACGACGGCGAAGCTCGCGCAGAAGCTCGGCATCAACCAACCGAGCCTTTACGGAGCGTTCGGCAGCAAGACCGACCTCTTCGATGAAGCTGCCCAGCTCTACATCAGGGGCCTCGACGATGCCCTGCGGGCTGACCTTGCGCACTCATCTATCCGGGAAGTCGCTAAGGCGCTGTTCCGGTCGGCTGTCATTGGCTTCACGCGCGATGACGCTCCCCACGGATGCCTGGTAATGCGCGAACCGAGACTCGCCACACGCCGCGAACAGACCCGCGAGGCTATTCGACACCGTTTCGAGGCGGGCATTGTCGCCGGCGAATTCGGGAGCACCGCAGACGCCGAAGACATGGCCGAGTACGTGAACAGCGTTCTGGCAGGTCTCGCAGCGCGTGCTCTCGAAGGAGCCACCCGGAGCGAGCTTGAATCCGTCGCGAGAATCGCCCTGAGCCCGGTCCCGCTTGATCACTAG
- a CDS encoding helix-turn-helix transcriptional regulator, translating to MTRTDRLYALVEELRAVAPRPRSARWLADRFGVSSRTIERDLSALQQSGVPIWAEPGRTGGYCLDTAHTLSPLGFTVDEALAMMVALGSLATSPFRDSATSALRKIIAVTDDRSLRETADLASRIHLLGDEKPTGAPRGLAAALRTGQVLRISYTDRDGGATERDVEPMGFVGKGDSWYLIAWCRLRDDLRAFRGDRILQAEPLIERAPRRTLRAEDLGIVEGRLRAVGLGQNSP from the coding sequence ATGACTCGCACCGACAGGCTCTATGCACTCGTGGAGGAACTGCGGGCCGTGGCACCACGACCGAGAAGCGCCCGGTGGCTTGCCGACCGGTTCGGCGTGAGTTCGCGAACCATCGAGCGGGACTTGTCGGCGCTGCAGCAGAGCGGAGTGCCGATCTGGGCAGAACCCGGTCGTACAGGCGGATACTGCCTTGACACTGCGCACACCCTCTCACCGCTCGGGTTCACGGTCGACGAAGCTCTCGCCATGATGGTTGCCCTGGGCTCCTTGGCTACGAGCCCCTTCCGTGATTCGGCGACGTCGGCGCTGCGCAAGATCATCGCCGTCACAGACGATCGCAGTTTGAGGGAGACGGCCGACCTGGCTTCGCGCATCCACCTGCTCGGCGACGAAAAGCCGACCGGAGCGCCCCGTGGTCTAGCGGCAGCCTTGCGAACCGGACAGGTTCTTCGGATCTCGTACACCGACCGGGACGGCGGTGCGACCGAGCGGGACGTCGAACCGATGGGGTTCGTCGGTAAGGGTGACAGCTGGTACCTGATCGCGTGGTGTCGGCTTCGCGATGATCTTCGCGCGTTCCGGGGCGACCGGATCCTCCAGGCAGAGCCTCTGATCGAGCGGGCACCGCGTCGAACGCTCCGGGCGGAGGACCTCGGCATCGTCGAGGGGCGGCTGCGGGCAGTCGGGCTGGGCCAGAATTCGCCCTAA
- a CDS encoding VOC family protein: MELASIRIITQDVDRLTRFYEAVTGITATRPAPVFAELRTDSGTLAIASTATVAMLGNSAPQPASNNSIIIEFLVTDVDAEFARLHDVLDDVALRPTTMPWGNRSTLFRDPDGNLVNLFSRPAP; encoded by the coding sequence ATGGAACTCGCATCAATCCGCATCATTACGCAGGACGTCGACCGGCTCACCCGCTTCTACGAGGCGGTGACGGGAATCACGGCCACGCGGCCCGCTCCGGTGTTCGCAGAATTGCGAACAGACTCGGGCACCCTGGCGATAGCGAGCACGGCGACGGTCGCCATGCTCGGCAACAGCGCGCCACAACCGGCCAGCAACAACTCGATCATCATCGAATTCCTTGTCACCGACGTCGACGCCGAATTCGCACGCCTCCACGACGTGCTTGACGACGTCGCGCTTCGGCCAACAACCATGCCGTGGGGCAACAGGTCTACCCTCTTCCGCGATCCTGACGGCAACCTCGTCAATCTCTTCTCACGCCCAGCCCCGTGA
- a CDS encoding aldo/keto reductase — translation MSAVPTIKLNDGVEIPQLGFGVFQVPPEDTKEATLQALEVGYRHIDTAEMYGNEKGVGEALVESGIPRDEIFVTSKLNNTFHAREDALKAFDTTMETLGFETLDLFLIHWPMPAVGDYVETWKAMEEMKASGRVRSIGVSNFQPAHLQRLFDETETVPSVNQIEVHPYLTNEVARAFNTEHGIATEAWSPIAKGNVLTDPVVTAIADRVGRSAAQVTLRWHIQRGDIVFPKSVTRSRVEENLALFDFELTDDDIAAIAKLNRDERTGPDPDTFNWIP, via the coding sequence ATGAGTGCAGTACCCACCATCAAACTGAACGACGGCGTAGAGATTCCCCAGCTCGGATTCGGCGTGTTCCAGGTCCCGCCAGAGGACACCAAGGAAGCCACGCTCCAGGCGCTCGAGGTCGGCTACCGCCACATCGACACCGCCGAGATGTACGGCAACGAGAAGGGTGTCGGCGAGGCCCTCGTCGAGTCCGGCATTCCGCGCGACGAGATCTTCGTCACGAGCAAGCTCAACAACACGTTCCACGCGCGCGAAGACGCGCTCAAGGCGTTCGACACCACCATGGAGACGCTCGGCTTCGAGACGCTCGACCTCTTCCTCATCCACTGGCCGATGCCGGCCGTCGGCGACTACGTCGAGACCTGGAAGGCCATGGAGGAGATGAAGGCGTCCGGCCGTGTCCGCTCGATCGGCGTGTCCAACTTCCAGCCCGCGCACCTCCAGCGTCTGTTCGACGAGACCGAGACCGTGCCCTCCGTCAACCAGATCGAGGTGCACCCGTACCTCACGAACGAAGTCGCCCGCGCGTTCAACACCGAGCACGGCATCGCCACCGAGGCGTGGTCGCCGATCGCGAAGGGCAACGTGCTCACCGACCCCGTCGTCACCGCGATCGCCGACCGGGTCGGCCGCAGCGCCGCCCAGGTCACGCTGCGCTGGCACATCCAGCGTGGCGACATCGTGTTCCCGAAGTCGGTCACCCGCAGCCGGGTCGAGGAGAACCTCGCCCTGTTCGACTTCGAGTTGACCGACGACGACATCGCCGCCATCGCGAAGCTCAACCGCGACGAGCGCACCGGCCCCGACCCCGACACGTTCAACTGGATCCCGTAA
- a CDS encoding HNH endonuclease signature motif containing protein has product MSSTVPLDAAIATLLQCAEAVPSDATVFTSLPDDELLAAQRSLAAVRRAVDTAAAVVAGEVGRRSDPSLGHSGLAQRSGFRTPEKLVQHETGSTARDAVTLVKAGALVLDAHEPTPSGSSWMREVGRAVTAGTLSVAAATSIQAGLGVPAEGVTAEQLAEAAALLVSLPLDADAMFKRARELRDDLDEAGIVERERQIYEQRAVRRVRRPNGLNRYIVDADLESTAFLDSLYDSITSPRRGGPRFVDPDDKAWADAVVADGRTTDQYVHDAFLQVLRTGSAADESRIVVGSRVPAVRLLANVSALEAAKRARAGSAFGTGGGGGAGAGGGAGAGAAAGAAPAPVSGHGRIEGLDIPVSIATIERNACDVGTLTIDFFTGQPIDVGREQRLFTARQRIALAARDGGCRWPGCDRPPSWTEAHHIRHWKRDHGPTNIENGILLCRHHHLLLHDNGWEIMRNGPDYWLLPPADIDPERVPREMPSKSAALRDLEREAAG; this is encoded by the coding sequence ATGTCTTCCACGGTCCCTCTCGATGCGGCTATCGCCACCCTGCTGCAGTGCGCAGAGGCGGTGCCTTCGGATGCCACGGTCTTCACGTCACTCCCCGACGACGAGCTGCTGGCGGCTCAGCGGTCCCTCGCGGCGGTGCGCCGTGCCGTCGACACCGCGGCGGCGGTCGTCGCCGGCGAAGTGGGGCGGCGCTCCGACCCGTCGCTCGGGCATTCCGGGTTGGCACAGCGCTCGGGGTTCCGTACGCCCGAGAAACTCGTGCAGCACGAGACGGGCTCGACGGCACGCGACGCGGTCACTCTGGTGAAAGCCGGCGCCCTCGTGCTCGACGCCCACGAGCCGACGCCGTCGGGCTCGTCCTGGATGCGCGAGGTCGGGCGAGCGGTGACGGCGGGAACGCTGTCGGTCGCGGCGGCCACGTCAATCCAAGCGGGGCTGGGCGTGCCGGCCGAGGGAGTGACCGCCGAGCAGCTAGCCGAGGCCGCGGCACTACTGGTCTCGTTGCCGCTCGACGCAGACGCGATGTTCAAGCGCGCCCGCGAACTGCGCGACGACCTCGACGAAGCCGGCATCGTCGAGCGTGAACGCCAGATCTACGAGCAGCGCGCCGTGCGGCGGGTGCGGCGCCCGAACGGCCTCAATCGGTACATCGTCGACGCCGATCTCGAGTCCACGGCGTTCCTCGACTCCCTCTACGACTCGATCACCTCGCCTCGCCGGGGCGGGCCACGGTTCGTCGACCCCGACGACAAGGCGTGGGCGGATGCCGTCGTGGCCGACGGGCGCACGACCGACCAGTACGTGCACGACGCGTTCCTTCAGGTTCTGCGCACCGGCTCGGCGGCCGACGAATCGCGCATAGTCGTGGGGTCTCGCGTGCCGGCGGTGCGGCTGCTCGCCAACGTGTCAGCGCTCGAGGCGGCGAAACGCGCCCGTGCGGGTTCGGCGTTCGGCACTGGTGGCGGTGGCGGTGCTGGTGCTGGAGGCGGCGCGGGTGCGGGTGCTGCTGCCGGTGCCGCGCCAGCCCCGGTTAGCGGCCACGGACGCATCGAGGGACTCGACATACCGGTCTCCATCGCGACGATCGAACGCAATGCTTGCGACGTGGGCACTCTCACGATCGACTTCTTCACCGGCCAACCCATCGACGTCGGGCGCGAACAACGCCTGTTCACGGCACGGCAACGCATCGCGCTCGCCGCCCGCGATGGCGGTTGTCGATGGCCAGGCTGCGACCGGCCACCCTCTTGGACCGAAGCGCACCACATACGGCACTGGAAACGCGACCACGGGCCCACCAACATCGAGAACGGCATCCTGCTCTGTCGACATCACCATCTGCTGCTGCACGACAACGGATGGGAGATCATGCGCAACGGGCCCGACTACTGGCTGTTGCCTCCCGCCGACATCGACCCCGAGCGCGTGCCGCGCGAGATGCCCTCGAAGAGCGCGGCACTTCGCGACCTCGAGCGGGAGGCGGCGGGCTGA
- a CDS encoding SRPBCC family protein, with the protein MPQVIKTVDVNVPVSTAYNQWTQFETFPKFLSFVESITQTTDTLTHWKVKVAGIEREFDAEITEQHADERVAWNSVGGEENHAGVVTFHKLKDDETRVTVQLDWEASGLAEKAGAVLGVDDHIIKSDLDNFKKFIEEQHTATGAWRGDVAN; encoded by the coding sequence ATGCCCCAGGTCATCAAAACCGTCGACGTCAACGTTCCCGTTTCGACGGCCTACAACCAGTGGACGCAGTTCGAGACGTTCCCCAAGTTCCTGAGCTTCGTCGAGTCGATCACGCAGACCACCGATACCCTCACCCACTGGAAGGTCAAGGTCGCCGGCATCGAGCGCGAATTCGACGCCGAGATCACCGAGCAGCACGCCGACGAGCGCGTCGCCTGGAACAGCGTCGGCGGCGAAGAGAACCACGCCGGCGTGGTCACCTTCCACAAGCTGAAGGACGACGAGACGCGCGTGACCGTGCAGCTCGACTGGGAAGCCAGCGGCCTTGCCGAGAAGGCCGGCGCCGTACTCGGCGTCGACGACCACATCATAAAGAGCGACCTCGACAACTTCAAGAAGTTCATCGAGGAGCAGCACACCGCGACAGGTGCCTGGCGCGGAGACGTCGCCAACTAA